A stretch of Syntrophorhabdaceae bacterium DNA encodes these proteins:
- a CDS encoding glycosyl hydrolase 108 family protein, with translation MASYLDLVDSVVVLQKMRAAERGGRLTAFNRSKNLHFNELLRKSMDQKALQGTPFRQDPADTSGTMPSDENKRFADCLKFVLAKEGSRYVHEDGGKESSRYGILQSTARELGYKGNIKNITKTEVEMIYRKIWDKSGAKDLPFPLCLVHFDTYVNSPAMAKKILDQSKGNVEAYLKLREQRYVRLAALRPEVYGKYLNGWKNRVNSLRTMVAEYKGIHNVARG, from the coding sequence ATGGCATCTTATTTAGACCTTGTCGATTCCGTCGTTGTATTGCAGAAGATGCGCGCAGCGGAGAGAGGCGGACGGTTAACAGCGTTCAACAGGTCAAAAAATCTTCATTTCAATGAACTTCTGCGAAAATCCATGGATCAGAAGGCACTGCAGGGAACCCCTTTCAGGCAAGACCCGGCGGATACGTCCGGCACAATGCCTTCCGATGAGAACAAGAGATTTGCGGACTGCCTCAAGTTCGTACTTGCGAAAGAGGGCAGCCGCTACGTACATGAGGATGGGGGAAAAGAATCATCAAGATACGGGATACTGCAATCTACGGCCCGGGAGCTCGGGTACAAGGGTAATATAAAGAATATAACAAAGACGGAGGTTGAGATGATCTATCGTAAGATATGGGACAAATCAGGGGCCAAAGACCTGCCGTTCCCGCTCTGCCTGGTGCATTTTGACACATATGTGAACAGTCCGGCCATGGCGAAGAAGATTCTCGATCAATCAAAAGGGAACGTGGAAGCCTACCTGAAGCTGAGGGAACAGCGGTATGTGCGGCTTGCCGCCTTGAGGCCTGAGGTTTACGGAAAATATCTTAACGGTTGGAAGAACAGAGTGAACAGCCTTAGGACCATGGTTGCTGAATACAAAGGGATACACAACGTTGCCCGAGGGTGA
- the rpsU gene encoding 30S ribosomal protein S21 codes for MTAVIVREGESFESALKRFKKQCEKTGILSEIKKREHFEKPSVKRKKKILAAKKRALKKLKRTMDKGLY; via the coding sequence ATGACAGCAGTTATTGTAAGAGAAGGCGAATCATTTGAGAGCGCGTTAAAAAGATTTAAAAAACAGTGCGAAAAGACAGGGATACTGTCGGAGATCAAGAAGAGAGAACATTTTGAGAAGCCCAGCGTGAAGAGAAAAAAGAAGATACTGGCGGCCAAGAAAAGGGCTTTGAAGAAGCTGAAAAGAACAATGGACAAAGGCCTCTATTAA
- a CDS encoding GatB/YqeY domain-containing protein: MDHRSKIEEGLKQALKQKDSLRVSVLRMLLAAIKNKEVEKIRALSEDEFFAIVKTSIKQHFDSIEGFKKGQRFDLVEKEEKELQILKEFLPSQLTEEEMAAGIDEAINTVEAKGQKDMGKVIKFLMEKHPGRIDGKVLSAMVLKRLSSQ, from the coding sequence ATGGATCACAGATCGAAGATAGAGGAAGGACTTAAACAAGCATTAAAACAAAAAGACAGCTTGAGAGTATCCGTGCTGCGGATGCTCTTGGCTGCCATTAAGAATAAAGAAGTCGAAAAGATCAGGGCATTATCAGAAGACGAATTCTTCGCGATCGTCAAAACATCTATTAAGCAGCATTTCGATTCCATTGAAGGATTTAAAAAGGGTCAGAGGTTTGACCTCGTTGAAAAGGAAGAAAAGGAACTGCAGATCCTCAAGGAATTCCTGCCCTCTCAGCTCACCGAAGAGGAGATGGCAGCGGGCATAGATGAAGCTATAAATACGGTGGAGGCGAAGGGCCAGAAAGACATGGGGAAGGTTATCAAGTTCCTTATGGAAAAACATCCAGGGAGGATCGACGGAAAAGTACTTAGCGCCATGGTGCTTAAAAGACTATCTTCACAGTAG
- a CDS encoding Smr/MutS family protein has protein sequence MVDKTLSYLDFLKLLNIIVQYSSTPFVHDLIAGIRPLKTCAEITERQEKIDALLEVIKWDGKVPLSDIPDIGDIVRRVFIRDSVLEAQELLLTAGFNRACDDILSFLKRTHNKKPFISELLERIKRLTALHAKISRAINIEGYIEDSASYELSRIRTDLFMLRERIRKQLEKIMEKEPVRPIIQDFYISLRNNRYVIPLKPNFNEVLKGIVHDYSHTLKTSFVEPVECVELNNSINILIDEEREEEKRILRDLTESVRESAQDLKGNLAAIQELDFCHSIALFAIEYGCTRPEVTENMGGIDIRNAVNPFIVISKKNETVPVDITMGSDKRVMIISGPNAGGKTAALKTIGLLSVMAKSGLYIPASGTPVIPLFSNIFALIGDEQDITMELSSFTAHMYAIKDLYNHADGDELVLIDEIGGATEPQEASAIAMGVIDAFMEKGCRVVVTTHLNLLKAYGYTRSFAINVATAFDMDSSKPLYKLLYGTAGYSNAIHVAKNIDVPSKIIEKSYEYLGKQEYMLNSLISSLETEKKNMVEERKELTGLKEEFKKRLSLLKEKREEYIQKVEEKCRSRLSEMEIEIEEIKKEVAKKERASITRSKGKLKNLRKRFLREEIPEEEKIAIGDFVKVKTLGSSGYVIDEDREGESCEVVIGNVRTKIKKVYLHKITPEGRPPQINPIQIDVQRIETPQLNIMGLRVEEALKELDIFIDRAMVQGVPSVKIVHGIGTGRLMQAVRSHLSDAGYSKKVRGDEKNAGVTIVELI, from the coding sequence ATGGTTGATAAAACCTTATCATACCTCGATTTTTTAAAACTCCTCAATATCATTGTCCAGTATTCTTCAACACCCTTTGTTCACGACCTTATTGCCGGCATAAGGCCGCTGAAAACGTGTGCAGAGATTACCGAAAGGCAGGAGAAGATCGATGCCCTCCTCGAGGTGATCAAATGGGATGGCAAGGTCCCCCTTTCGGACATCCCCGATATAGGGGATATTGTGAGGAGGGTCTTTATCAGGGACTCTGTCCTGGAGGCGCAGGAACTGCTTTTAACGGCAGGGTTTAACAGGGCCTGTGATGACATCCTTTCCTTTTTAAAGAGGACACACAACAAGAAACCTTTTATATCTGAACTCCTCGAGAGGATAAAACGCCTGACAGCGCTCCATGCGAAGATATCCAGGGCGATCAATATCGAGGGATACATCGAAGACAGCGCGTCCTACGAATTATCAAGGATACGTACGGACCTCTTTATGCTCCGCGAAAGGATCCGGAAACAGCTCGAAAAGATCATGGAAAAAGAGCCTGTGCGCCCGATCATCCAGGATTTTTATATATCCCTCCGCAACAACAGGTACGTGATACCTCTGAAGCCGAATTTCAACGAGGTCCTGAAGGGGATCGTTCACGACTACTCCCATACACTGAAGACCTCCTTCGTTGAACCTGTTGAGTGCGTGGAGCTGAACAACAGCATCAATATCCTCATTGATGAAGAAAGAGAGGAAGAGAAGAGGATACTGAGGGACCTTACGGAGTCTGTCAGGGAATCTGCCCAGGATCTGAAAGGAAACCTTGCCGCGATACAGGAATTGGATTTTTGTCATTCAATAGCACTCTTCGCCATTGAGTACGGTTGCACGCGGCCTGAGGTAACAGAGAACATGGGAGGCATAGACATCAGGAACGCCGTGAACCCCTTTATCGTTATATCGAAAAAGAACGAGACGGTGCCTGTTGATATAACGATGGGGAGCGACAAACGGGTGATGATCATCAGCGGACCGAACGCGGGCGGAAAAACCGCCGCCCTCAAGACGATAGGTCTCCTGTCTGTTATGGCAAAGAGCGGTCTGTACATACCGGCGTCGGGTACGCCTGTGATCCCTTTATTTTCAAATATCTTTGCGCTCATCGGCGACGAGCAGGACATCACCATGGAACTGAGCAGTTTTACGGCACATATGTACGCGATCAAAGACCTTTACAACCATGCCGACGGGGATGAACTGGTCCTTATTGACGAGATCGGCGGGGCTACTGAACCACAGGAGGCATCTGCCATCGCAATGGGCGTCATCGACGCCTTCATGGAGAAGGGTTGCAGGGTGGTAGTAACCACCCATCTTAATCTTTTAAAGGCCTATGGATACACGCGCTCCTTTGCGATCAATGTTGCCACAGCCTTTGATATGGACAGCTCAAAACCGCTTTATAAGCTGCTTTATGGAACTGCGGGGTATAGTAATGCGATCCATGTGGCAAAGAACATAGATGTCCCGTCGAAGATCATTGAGAAGAGCTATGAATACCTCGGTAAACAGGAATACATGCTGAACAGCCTTATCAGTTCCCTTGAAACTGAAAAAAAGAATATGGTCGAGGAAAGGAAAGAGCTGACCGGGCTGAAGGAAGAGTTTAAAAAGAGGCTTTCGCTTTTGAAGGAGAAGAGAGAGGAATATATACAAAAGGTAGAGGAAAAATGCCGGAGCAGGCTCTCGGAAATGGAGATTGAGATAGAAGAAATTAAAAAAGAGGTTGCAAAAAAGGAAAGAGCGTCTATAACAAGAAGTAAGGGGAAATTGAAAAACCTTAGAAAAAGATTTCTAAGGGAAGAGATTCCTGAAGAAGAAAAGATAGCCATAGGGGACTTTGTCAAAGTCAAAACCCTGGGAAGCAGTGGATATGTCATCGATGAGGACAGGGAAGGTGAATCCTGCGAGGTAGTAATAGGCAATGTCAGGACAAAGATAAAGAAGGTCTACCTCCATAAGATAACCCCCGAAGGCAGACCCCCCCAGATAAATCCTATTCAGATAGATGTCCAAAGGATAGAAACCCCGCAACTGAACATCATGGGTCTGCGGGTCGAAGAGGCCTTGAAGGAACTGGACATCTTTATCGACCGGGCAATGGTTCAGGGCGTGCCGTCGGTAAAGATAGTCCATGGCATAGGAACAGGGAGGCTCATGCAAGCCGTAAGAAGTCACCTCTCTGACGCCGGTTACAGCAAGAAGGTACGTGGTGATGAAAAAAATGCAGGCGTTACGATAGTAGAGTTGATATGA
- the dnaG gene encoding DNA primase, with protein MKTTLEELLERINILDVVSQYVKLRKAGKDYMGLCPFHKEKSPSFTVSTEKQIYYCFGCREGGNAINFLMKYENLNFQEALESLAKEYGVEIQRRGDPRRASNFDALARLSEYYFDNLKNARTTLQYLNKRGIDEETIQEFRIGYSDPSGNRLKAFLKDSGIPNDVYLGTGIVRMKDRDLYDMFRGRVIIPIFDVNKKVIGFGGRTLEKEGVPKYINSPESSVFSKRTALFGIDKTRKHIAEQNEVFIVEGYFDFIALYRHGFRNIIATLGTSVTEQQVTKLRNYTNNVTLMLDGDEAGIKSALRLIGMFAEMDLNGAMVLLPGGHDPDSFVRQEGAEAVRDVIKTKKPILDYYFDYHMKKEGIKTLEGKQSLIKVVMPYIEMIHDGVKKRLYIKRLSELTGVEETHFTRYDREGEGETTPGEADSVNIIGKKVVSAFIQNPDLLEFFKGKEVIEYVRDEDVKEILVKMLDSYTETKQLEMKSFIEVLEKEKLKEFVLSAAFDTAEFGDDELERVLLDYFKHLKKQFIREESRKITEQLSEAEKRGDEGAIMELLEKKRQVLTVIKNNFL; from the coding sequence ATGAAGACTACCCTTGAAGAATTACTCGAGAGGATCAACATCCTTGATGTAGTCTCTCAGTATGTTAAATTAAGAAAAGCAGGTAAGGATTACATGGGGTTATGCCCATTTCACAAAGAGAAATCTCCTTCATTTACAGTAAGTACTGAAAAACAAATATATTATTGCTTTGGATGCCGTGAAGGAGGGAATGCGATCAATTTCCTCATGAAATATGAAAACCTGAATTTTCAGGAGGCCCTGGAGAGTCTTGCGAAGGAATACGGCGTAGAGATACAAAGGAGGGGTGATCCGCGAAGGGCAAGCAACTTCGATGCCCTTGCAAGGCTTTCAGAATATTATTTTGATAACCTGAAGAATGCCCGGACAACCCTTCAATACCTCAACAAGAGGGGGATCGATGAGGAGACGATACAGGAATTCAGGATCGGTTACAGTGACCCCTCAGGCAACAGGTTGAAGGCCTTTCTCAAGGATTCCGGCATCCCCAATGATGTCTATCTGGGTACAGGTATTGTACGGATGAAGGACAGGGACCTCTATGATATGTTCAGGGGACGGGTGATCATCCCGATCTTTGATGTGAACAAAAAGGTCATCGGGTTTGGCGGGAGGACCCTTGAGAAAGAAGGTGTGCCCAAGTATATCAATTCACCGGAATCATCGGTGTTTTCGAAAAGGACAGCGTTGTTCGGTATTGATAAGACGCGGAAGCACATTGCTGAGCAGAATGAGGTCTTTATCGTGGAAGGGTATTTTGATTTTATCGCCCTGTATAGGCATGGTTTCCGGAATATCATTGCTACGTTGGGGACTTCGGTGACAGAACAGCAGGTCACGAAATTAAGGAATTACACGAATAATGTTACCCTCATGCTTGACGGTGATGAGGCCGGGATAAAAAGTGCGTTGCGGCTTATCGGGATGTTCGCGGAGATGGATCTTAACGGCGCCATGGTCCTCCTCCCCGGAGGGCATGACCCCGATAGTTTTGTCCGGCAAGAGGGTGCTGAAGCAGTGAGGGACGTTATCAAGACAAAAAAGCCGATCCTCGACTATTACTTTGACTATCACATGAAAAAGGAAGGAATAAAGACCCTCGAAGGAAAACAGTCACTGATCAAGGTCGTTATGCCCTATATAGAGATGATCCATGACGGCGTAAAAAAAAGACTCTACATCAAGAGGCTGTCAGAGCTTACGGGCGTTGAGGAGACCCATTTTACGCGTTATGACCGGGAAGGGGAAGGTGAAACTACCCCCGGAGAGGCCGATTCAGTGAATATCATAGGCAAAAAGGTTGTCAGTGCCTTTATTCAAAATCCCGATCTACTGGAATTTTTTAAAGGAAAGGAGGTGATAGAATACGTCAGGGATGAGGATGTAAAAGAGATACTGGTAAAGATGCTGGACAGTTATACCGAAACGAAGCAGCTGGAGATGAAAAGCTTTATTGAGGTCCTCGAAAAGGAGAAGTTGAAGGAATTTGTTCTCAGTGCAGCGTTTGACACGGCGGAGTTTGGCGATGATGAACTGGAAAGGGTATTGCTCGATTATTTCAAACATCTTAAAAAACAATTCATCAGGGAAGAATCCAGGAAGATTACGGAACAGCTGTCAGAAGCAGAAAAAAGGGGAGATGAGGGGGCGATTATGGAGTTACTTGAAAAGAAGAGGCAGGTTCTAACAGTTATAAAAAATAATTTTTTATAG